The genomic region TTTTGCATGATTTTATGTCCAAGGCCGAGGGTGGATTTCAAAAGCCAACTTGCACGAGAAACTCGAAGACGAGTCCACAAGCGAGTTTGTTTTCCCATGGATTCGAGGTAATAGGTGAAAGTGATTTCGGATCCGAATCGAAACGTAATGAATTCATTTTTAATAAAATCAGAGATCGTGGCCATGGGGATTTTTTGGCCCTTTTCGATATCGATAAGTTTTGGGTCTATCACCTCCAGGCTTTTTCGTCCCAGGTTATCGAGCCAATCATAGCTGTACCATCCCGCCCGGCCGTTCCCCATCTGTGCGAGCCACGGCCAAATTGAATCTGCGGAGGCATCAATTTCGATCCAGTGATCTTGAACCCAAGTCGTCTTTGAGAGATTTTCGTCTTTTGGATATTTCATAATGACCTATCTTCTGTGAGATTCACGCAGTTTGCGAACCACTCTATATGTGTTTGCGTACGCCTCCACACTTTTTTCGATGGGTTTGGCATAACCTCCTCCAAGAGCAAGAGAAATAGGAATATTTTCTTTGAGCGCATAGCTGATCACCATTTCGTCCCTGAGTTTGAGGCCCTCAAACGAGATTGACATTTTACCAAGGTGATCAAACTCCAGTGGGTCTACTCCGGTCTGATAAAAAATATAGTCGGGCTTAAATTTTTTTACGTCTTCGAGCCCTTGAGCCAGAGCTTCCAGATACATATCGTCCGTTGCCCCCGTCGGCAATGCGATATCTAAATGAGACGGGACTTTAATAAACGGATAATTTTTTTCTCCATGAATACTAAAAATAAAAACGCCTTCGTCATGTCCTAGAATGCTCGAATTCCCGTTCCCCTGGTGAACATCCAAATCGATGATCGCAACTCTTTGGGATAACTTTTCCTTTTTTAAATATCGTGTCGCCACCGCAATATCGTTAAAAACGCAATAGCCCTCTCCGCGATCGGCGTGGGCATGATGAGTGCCGCCGGCCAGATTCCCGGCAATACCGTCCACCAGAGCCGACTTCGCGGCCGCCAGCGCTCCGCCAACGGTGGCGCAGCTTCTGAGATACAAGTTATAGCTCCACGGAAAACCAATTCGCTTGATGATTTGAATATCGACAGAACCATCTCGCACGGACTCCACGTAAGCTGGGACATGAGCCAGTGATAATTCCTCCGGCGTCGCTTGGGGACTTTCGTGAAGTTGCTGCGGATCAATGATTTGATGTTCCACCAAATAATCGCGCAGCATTCGATATTTCTCAATCGGAAATCGATGATGTTCGGGGAGAGGTAGCGTGTAGAGATCAGAGTAGAATATTTTCATAGTTTTAGTGGACATCTTCACCAATACCACTTCTACGAACGAATCGAAAGTGCCGGTTTAAGAGAGCGGGCAAAAGCCTGTCAGATTGTCTTTTTGCCGCGGCCTCATCCTGCATCGGCCTACGTCTTAGGGCAACGGCCTCTATGGAGAACGAAGTTCGAGGAGAATCGCTCGGTGAGATTTCTAAGCCTTCCAGGTTCCTCCGTACTGGTAGCCCGGCTGACCGGATGAAGCCTCACAGCAGGTCTTACACACAAAAATCCAATTTTTTTGGGGAGAGATACGGATCCTAAAAGCCACCTTAATCTGAGATGAACAGAGGCTACAATTTTTTGTACGATCCAATTTGGGTGGAGGAGCTTTGGGCATAGGGCCGTATTATTTAAACTCTTTCATTGGAAGTGAAGGATGATTTTCAAAAAGATAACTCTCCAGTTGACCAAAATGATCAAAAGTCATGTAGGCGTCTGTTGTATCAAAATCCGGAGTTCGAGGACAGTAGATGGCCGTTTTGATATTGGCATTTTTGCCCGCCATTAAATCATATTTGTAATCGCCCACATAGATGGCCTGATGAGGGGAAGTGGAAAAATGCTGACAAATTTTTAATAACCCTTCCGGATGAGGTTTAGGATGAGAGTCCTCACGACTGATAATGAGGGGAATCTCTAGTCCGTGCGCCTTCAATGTATTTACAGCGATTTGACGTGAATTCAGTGTAAAGACACCGAGATGAATTTGATGCTCTTGCAACTTCCTGATGAGATTCTGTACCCCAGGAATAGGACTTGAGTTTTTGGAGCCCTCTTCCTCGTAAAAATGAACGATCTCTTTGGCTCTCTGCTGCTCCAAGCCCGACAGCGTATTTACGTATTCGACAATCGACTGTTGGCTGTCAATGCGAAGCGCCTCGTAAATTGCGGGGAAATTAATTTTGGAATCGACAAGGGTTCCATCCATATCGAAGATCACCGTTCTGTATTTCATTCGGTCAAGGTAACAGTTCCCTTTTGGTGATGCAAGAAGGTGTGTTGCGGCTCTGTCTCTTCATCGTCAAAACCGTAAATGTCGCCCATTAATGAGAGTTGTTGTTTGTATCAAACTTGATTTTAAGAGAACGATTTTTTTGAGAAAAATTGCGGAACAAGACGAGTTTACACCAACTGGTTATAAGATATTTATTAAATTGGCGTGCCCAGGGATCTGGCAGGAATGTTTTTAAATTTTTTGGATTTGATTTCCGATGGTTCTACACCGGAGAAATTGGCGTCCCCTACAGGGTTTTTGTAAAACGCATTTCCAGTATCTAACAATCTGTCTTTTTTATGACCAAAGACGATTTTGTAGGCAAGGATCTATATTCCAAACAAAAGCGGCTTTGTGGACGCCGGGGTTATGATATCATTAATGATTTCTATTCTTTAGTGCCCATTCTCCCATAGCTTTTAGAATTGGATCTAAAGACTTTCCTTTAGCCGTCAACTGATAGTCCGTTTTTGGTGGAACCACTGGATATTGTGTTCGTTTAATTAAGCCATGTTTTTCCAATTGTTTTAACTCATGCGAAAGCATTCGGTCACTAATCCCAGAGGTTAACTCCCTCAACTCGGAGTATCGTTTTGTGCCAGACCTTAGATTATAAAGAAGCATAGGTTTCCAGCGACCGCCAATCATGAAAATAAGCTCAGTAATAACACATGGATTTTGTTTGTTTCGCATAAATCTTATACTAACAAAAAATGCCGTACTTCTCAATAGTAAGTATCAAATGTATTATTATGAAAAGAGGTCATAAAGTGAAAAAACAAATTCTTTATATTGATAGCAGTCCAAGTCGTGAATCTAATTCTAGAAAATTAAGTAAAGTCTTTGTCGAGACTCTTTCGGTGAAATACCCTGACTATAAAATAGTGAGGCGGGACTTGAACTTAAGCCCACCCCCATTTGTAGACCAAGCCTGGATCGACAACGCCTTTCTACCCTTAGATAAACAAGATTCTCAAGTGATGCGAGTTCCCAACGAGATCGTGAATGAATTTAAAGATTCTGAATATGTTGTTGTTGGAATGCCAATGTACAATTGGGGTGTACCCGCGATTGTAAAAGCATGGATCGATCAAATCGTTCGAGCAGGAGTTACATTTTCCATGACGCCAGAAGGTATCGTCGGATTGTGCCACCCCGAGAAAAAAGTCATCGGTTTGATAAGTAGAAATGGTCGTTTTTTAGAAGGCGAGCCCTATGAAAAAGCGAATTTCCAGGACAACCACTTCAAGGGAATCATGAATTTTATCGGAGTTAAAAATGTCTATGTGGAAGCTCTTCAGGATGTGTTCAATCATGCGGAGTTTCAGAATAAATTTAATGAAGCGATTGAGAGAGTCAAGGCTCTGGCGCAGAGGCTTTAACCTTAGAAAGGATTATCAATATGCCATACGTAAATGTTCAAATTACCAAAGGTGCAACTAAAGAGCAAAAATCAGAGATTATTAAAGACATAACTGATTCCCTTGTTCGTGTTCTGAATAAAAAGCCCGAACACACTCATATCGTTATTCAGGAAATTTTAGACGAAGACTGGGGGTTTGCAGGTCTAAGAACAGACGAGTGGCGAAAGCTTAAAAAATAATCCGCAATTTACATCTGTAGAAAAAAATTTTTACACCCAGATTGGATTGCCGGCGGCTCCACAAAAAAGAAATAAAAGCTTTTAAAATTAAACGTCCCAATAGCATATTCGGCGAAAAACAAGTTCTGACGAAAACTCTAAAGAGAGGATCGACTGGCTAGTGCAGTGGCTTGTCGGATCCATTTTGTCCTCTGCTCATCTGATGACTTTCTGATCGGTCCCACGAGAAGTGTTTTCTTTGTTTTCATTCCACAAAATTCGATGACGGATTCGTTCATGAGTTTAATTCCTCTTGAGCCTAAAAATATTTTATACATCCAAATAGGGGTATCCATTGTTATCAACAGATCTACTGTCTTTCCTTTAAGGAGTTTCATAGGCATCATCGAATTTTCGACATACTTAAAAGCAAAACCGGGCAAGAAGACTCGATCTATAAATCCTTTCAGGAGCGCAGGCGGAGCACCCCACCAGTTTGGATAAATAAATACAAGATGGTCGGCACTTCTAATTCTTTCTTGTGCCTCAATAAGATCTTTTTCTAATTCCTGCTTCATCGAATAGCCACCCCTTAAGATGGGATCAAAAGAAAGG from Bdellovibrionales bacterium harbors:
- a CDS encoding NAD(P)H-dependent oxidoreductase, encoding MKKQILYIDSSPSRESNSRKLSKVFVETLSVKYPDYKIVRRDLNLSPPPFVDQAWIDNAFLPLDKQDSQVMRVPNEIVNEFKDSEYVVVGMPMYNWGVPAIVKAWIDQIVRAGVTFSMTPEGIVGLCHPEKKVIGLISRNGRFLEGEPYEKANFQDNHFKGIMNFIGVKNVYVEALQDVFNHAEFQNKFNEAIERVKALAQRL
- a CDS encoding NAD(P)H-dependent oxidoreductase, translated to MRKNIVVITGHPNQNSFCRSMALAYIESAKNSGHEVVDLNLIDLSFDPILRGGYSMKQELEKDLIEAQERIRSADHLVFIYPNWWGAPPALLKGFIDRVFLPGFAFKYVENSMMPMKLLKGKTVDLLITMDTPIWMYKIFLGSRGIKLMNESVIEFCGMKTKKTLLVGPIRKSSDEQRTKWIRQATALASRSSL
- a CDS encoding 4-oxalocrotonate tautomerase family protein, producing MPYVNVQITKGATKEQKSEIIKDITDSLVRVLNKKPEHTHIVIQEILDEDWGFAGLRTDEWRKLKK
- a CDS encoding helix-turn-helix transcriptional regulator, which translates into the protein MRNKQNPCVITELIFMIGGRWKPMLLYNLRSGTKRYSELRELTSGISDRMLSHELKQLEKHGLIKRTQYPVVPPKTDYQLTAKGKSLDPILKAMGEWALKNRNH
- a CDS encoding histone deacetylase, which encodes MKIFYSDLYTLPLPEHHRFPIEKYRMLRDYLVEHQIIDPQQLHESPQATPEELSLAHVPAYVESVRDGSVDIQIIKRIGFPWSYNLYLRSCATVGGALAAAKSALVDGIAGNLAGGTHHAHADRGEGYCVFNDIAVATRYLKKEKLSQRVAIIDLDVHQGNGNSSILGHDEGVFIFSIHGEKNYPFIKVPSHLDIALPTGATDDMYLEALAQGLEDVKKFKPDYIFYQTGVDPLEFDHLGKMSISFEGLKLRDEMVISYALKENIPISLALGGGYAKPIEKSVEAYANTYRVVRKLRESHRR
- a CDS encoding HAD family hydrolase, with product MKYRTVIFDMDGTLVDSKINFPAIYEALRIDSQQSIVEYVNTLSGLEQQRAKEIVHFYEEEGSKNSSPIPGVQNLIRKLQEHQIHLGVFTLNSRQIAVNTLKAHGLEIPLIISREDSHPKPHPEGLLKICQHFSTSPHQAIYVGDYKYDLMAGKNANIKTAIYCPRTPDFDTTDAYMTFDHFGQLESYLFENHPSLPMKEFK